Proteins encoded together in one Acanthopagrus latus isolate v.2019 chromosome 19, fAcaLat1.1, whole genome shotgun sequence window:
- the hhatlb gene encoding hedgehog acyltransferase like, b isoform X5 — protein MGIKAALPKYEIYFYNTVLCLAMFWSASWVFEVSSSNVNRKTFKTSVKPGWYYFGRKMDTADFEWMMWFSTFREHILFALTGHVLFAKIGSMLAPQYRSLVYLVYGLLAVWTSMGWTYVTLILSHCILLYSISLVKIRWLCFVTGLCTLATFKCEPFVSWQAGFVEGDFELRHILFYGGCGFTIMRCMSFALENCDRKDGNYNILELLKYNFYLPFFYFGPIMTFDKFYVQANKSDLTRKEREMWNISVQGVIYLGVILGVDVLFHFMYILTIPNDMKLLKHLSDWALVGLAYFNLVYDWVKAAVMFGVINTVSRLDHLDPPKPPKCITMLYVFSETYFDRGINEWLCKYVYDYLGGKHENVVEELVATLCTFGVTILWLGPCEVVLVWAFFNCFGLNFELWTAKFFSMEPFSSFEMAMSEATSRRIRGIFNAFNFWCIVLYNILALNSLDFAKLVAKRLLLKGFPITTIIVMFVTYCLIQVIKERERRQALIDDPDPLPPAPPPTAASSAGAAAPAAAAQPVVDPSKEKAE, from the exons ATGGGGATCAAAGCCGCTCTTCCCAAATATGAGATCTATTTCTACAACACGGTGCTGTGTCTCGCCATGTTCTGGTCGGCCAGTTGGGTCTTTGAGGTGTCCAGCT CCAATGTGAACAGGAAGACGTTCAAAACCAGCGTCAAGCCGGGATGGTACTACTTTGGGAGGAAAATG GATACGGCTGATTTCGAGTGGATGATGTGGTTCTCCACCTTCAGAGAGCACATCTTGTTCGCCCTCACTGGTCACGTGCTGTTTGCCAAGATCGGCTCCATGCTCGCTCCACAG TACAGGTCTCTGGTGTACCTGGTGTACGGGCTGCTGGCGGTGTGGACCAGTATGGGCTGGACCTACGTCACCCTCATCCTGTCCCACTGCATCCTCCTCTACAGCATCTCTTTGGTCAAAATACGCTGGCTTTGCTTCGTCACCGGTCTGTGCACCCTCGCCACGTTCAAGTGTGAGCCCTTCGTGTCCTGGCAG GCTGGTTTTGTGGAGGGGGACTTCGAGCTGCGTCACATCCTCTTCTATGGAGGCTGTGGCTTCACTATAATGCGCTGTATGAGCTTCGCTCTGGAGAACTGCGACAGGAAAGATGGAAACTACAACatcctggagctgctgaagtACAACTTCTACCTCCCCTTCTTCTATTTCGGGCCCATCATGACCTTTGATAAGTTTTATGTTCAA gccaACAAGTCGGACCTGACCAGGAAGGAGCGGGAGATGTGGAACATCAGTGTGCAGGGTGTCATTTACCTGGGAGTCATCCTCGGAGTGGACGTCCTCTTCCACTTCATGTACATCCTCACCATCCCCAACgacatgaagctgctgaagcACCTCTCAGACTGGGCTCTAG TGGGCCTGGCTTACTTCAACCTGGTGTATGACTGGGTCAAAGCAGCTGTCATGTTTGGAGTCATCAACACAGTGTCCAGACTGGATCACCTGGATCCTCCCAAGCCCCCAAAATGCATCACCATGCTCTACGTGTTTTCTGAAAC tTATTTTGACAGAGGGATCAACGAGTGGCTGTGCAA GTACGTGTATGATTACCTGggtggaaaacatgaaaatgtggtggaggagctggtggCAACGCTGTGCACCTTCGGCGTCACCATCCTCTGGCTGGGACCCTGCGAGGTCGTGCTCGTCTGGGCCTTCTTTAACTGTTTCGGCCTCAACTTCGAGCTGTGGACGGCCAAGTTCTTCTCCATGGAGCCGTTTTCTTCTTTTGAG ATGGCGATGTCAGAAGCAACATCCCGCAGGATCAGAGGCATCTTTAACGCCTTCAACTTCTGGTGCATCGTGTTGTACAACATCCTGGCTCTGAACAGCTTGGACTTTGCCAAACTGGTCGCCAAACGGCTGCTTCTCAAGG GCTTCCCCATAACCACCATCATCGTCATGTTTGTGACCTACTGCCTCATTCAAGTGATCAAGGAGCGAGAGAGGAGGCAGGCGCTCATCGATGATCCCgaccctcttcctcctgctccacctccaaccGCCGCCAGCTCAGCCGGCGCTGCTGCaccggctgctgctgcccaACCAGTCGTCGACCCCAGCAAGGAAAAAGCAGAATAG
- the hhatlb gene encoding hedgehog acyltransferase like, b isoform X4 translates to MSGALRAPSGCVEMGIKAALPKYEIYFYNTVLCLAMFWSASWVFEVSSSNVNRKTFKTSVKPGWYYFGRKMDTADFEWMMWFSTFREHILFALTGHVLFAKIGSMLAPQYRSLVYLVYGLLAVWTSMGWTYVTLILSHCILLYSISLVKIRWLCFVTGLCTLATFKCEPFVSWQAGFVEGDFELRHILFYGGCGFTIMRCMSFALENCDRKDGNYNILELLKYNFYLPFFYFGPIMTFDKFYVQANKSDLTRKEREMWNISVQGVIYLGVILGVDVLFHFMYILTIPNDMKLLKHLSDWALVGLAYFNLVYDWVKAAVMFGVINTVSRLDHLDPPKPPKCITMLYVFSETYFDRGINEWLCKYVYDYLGGKHENVVEELVATLCTFGVTILWLGPCEVVLVWAFFNCFGLNFELWTAKFFSMEPFSSFEMAMSEATSRRIRGIFNAFNFWCIVLYNILALNSLDFAKLVAKRLLLKGFPITTIIVMFVTYCLIQVIKERERRQALIDDPDPLPPAPPPTAASSAGAAAPAAAAQPVVDPSKEKAE, encoded by the exons ATGTCAG gagccCTCAGAGCTCCTTCTGGCTGTGTCGAGATGGGGATCAAAGCCGCTCTTCCCAAATATGAGATCTATTTCTACAACACGGTGCTGTGTCTCGCCATGTTCTGGTCGGCCAGTTGGGTCTTTGAGGTGTCCAGCT CCAATGTGAACAGGAAGACGTTCAAAACCAGCGTCAAGCCGGGATGGTACTACTTTGGGAGGAAAATG GATACGGCTGATTTCGAGTGGATGATGTGGTTCTCCACCTTCAGAGAGCACATCTTGTTCGCCCTCACTGGTCACGTGCTGTTTGCCAAGATCGGCTCCATGCTCGCTCCACAG TACAGGTCTCTGGTGTACCTGGTGTACGGGCTGCTGGCGGTGTGGACCAGTATGGGCTGGACCTACGTCACCCTCATCCTGTCCCACTGCATCCTCCTCTACAGCATCTCTTTGGTCAAAATACGCTGGCTTTGCTTCGTCACCGGTCTGTGCACCCTCGCCACGTTCAAGTGTGAGCCCTTCGTGTCCTGGCAG GCTGGTTTTGTGGAGGGGGACTTCGAGCTGCGTCACATCCTCTTCTATGGAGGCTGTGGCTTCACTATAATGCGCTGTATGAGCTTCGCTCTGGAGAACTGCGACAGGAAAGATGGAAACTACAACatcctggagctgctgaagtACAACTTCTACCTCCCCTTCTTCTATTTCGGGCCCATCATGACCTTTGATAAGTTTTATGTTCAA gccaACAAGTCGGACCTGACCAGGAAGGAGCGGGAGATGTGGAACATCAGTGTGCAGGGTGTCATTTACCTGGGAGTCATCCTCGGAGTGGACGTCCTCTTCCACTTCATGTACATCCTCACCATCCCCAACgacatgaagctgctgaagcACCTCTCAGACTGGGCTCTAG TGGGCCTGGCTTACTTCAACCTGGTGTATGACTGGGTCAAAGCAGCTGTCATGTTTGGAGTCATCAACACAGTGTCCAGACTGGATCACCTGGATCCTCCCAAGCCCCCAAAATGCATCACCATGCTCTACGTGTTTTCTGAAAC tTATTTTGACAGAGGGATCAACGAGTGGCTGTGCAA GTACGTGTATGATTACCTGggtggaaaacatgaaaatgtggtggaggagctggtggCAACGCTGTGCACCTTCGGCGTCACCATCCTCTGGCTGGGACCCTGCGAGGTCGTGCTCGTCTGGGCCTTCTTTAACTGTTTCGGCCTCAACTTCGAGCTGTGGACGGCCAAGTTCTTCTCCATGGAGCCGTTTTCTTCTTTTGAG ATGGCGATGTCAGAAGCAACATCCCGCAGGATCAGAGGCATCTTTAACGCCTTCAACTTCTGGTGCATCGTGTTGTACAACATCCTGGCTCTGAACAGCTTGGACTTTGCCAAACTGGTCGCCAAACGGCTGCTTCTCAAGG GCTTCCCCATAACCACCATCATCGTCATGTTTGTGACCTACTGCCTCATTCAAGTGATCAAGGAGCGAGAGAGGAGGCAGGCGCTCATCGATGATCCCgaccctcttcctcctgctccacctccaaccGCCGCCAGCTCAGCCGGCGCTGCTGCaccggctgctgctgcccaACCAGTCGTCGACCCCAGCAAGGAAAAAGCAGAATAG
- the hhatlb gene encoding hedgehog acyltransferase like, b isoform X3: MIRVRRGPPLFEPSAFLFVGALRAPSGCVEMGIKAALPKYEIYFYNTVLCLAMFWSASWVFEVSSSNVNRKTFKTSVKPGWYYFGRKMDTADFEWMMWFSTFREHILFALTGHVLFAKIGSMLAPQYRSLVYLVYGLLAVWTSMGWTYVTLILSHCILLYSISLVKIRWLCFVTGLCTLATFKCEPFVSWQAGFVEGDFELRHILFYGGCGFTIMRCMSFALENCDRKDGNYNILELLKYNFYLPFFYFGPIMTFDKFYVQANKSDLTRKEREMWNISVQGVIYLGVILGVDVLFHFMYILTIPNDMKLLKHLSDWALVGLAYFNLVYDWVKAAVMFGVINTVSRLDHLDPPKPPKCITMLYVFSETYFDRGINEWLCKYVYDYLGGKHENVVEELVATLCTFGVTILWLGPCEVVLVWAFFNCFGLNFELWTAKFFSMEPFSSFEMAMSEATSRRIRGIFNAFNFWCIVLYNILALNSLDFAKLVAKRLLLKGFPITTIIVMFVTYCLIQVIKERERRQALIDDPDPLPPAPPPTAASSAGAAAPAAAAQPVVDPSKEKAE, translated from the exons ATGATCAGGGTGAGGAGAGGGCCACCACTGTTTGAACCATCAGCATTCTTATTTGTAG gagccCTCAGAGCTCCTTCTGGCTGTGTCGAGATGGGGATCAAAGCCGCTCTTCCCAAATATGAGATCTATTTCTACAACACGGTGCTGTGTCTCGCCATGTTCTGGTCGGCCAGTTGGGTCTTTGAGGTGTCCAGCT CCAATGTGAACAGGAAGACGTTCAAAACCAGCGTCAAGCCGGGATGGTACTACTTTGGGAGGAAAATG GATACGGCTGATTTCGAGTGGATGATGTGGTTCTCCACCTTCAGAGAGCACATCTTGTTCGCCCTCACTGGTCACGTGCTGTTTGCCAAGATCGGCTCCATGCTCGCTCCACAG TACAGGTCTCTGGTGTACCTGGTGTACGGGCTGCTGGCGGTGTGGACCAGTATGGGCTGGACCTACGTCACCCTCATCCTGTCCCACTGCATCCTCCTCTACAGCATCTCTTTGGTCAAAATACGCTGGCTTTGCTTCGTCACCGGTCTGTGCACCCTCGCCACGTTCAAGTGTGAGCCCTTCGTGTCCTGGCAG GCTGGTTTTGTGGAGGGGGACTTCGAGCTGCGTCACATCCTCTTCTATGGAGGCTGTGGCTTCACTATAATGCGCTGTATGAGCTTCGCTCTGGAGAACTGCGACAGGAAAGATGGAAACTACAACatcctggagctgctgaagtACAACTTCTACCTCCCCTTCTTCTATTTCGGGCCCATCATGACCTTTGATAAGTTTTATGTTCAA gccaACAAGTCGGACCTGACCAGGAAGGAGCGGGAGATGTGGAACATCAGTGTGCAGGGTGTCATTTACCTGGGAGTCATCCTCGGAGTGGACGTCCTCTTCCACTTCATGTACATCCTCACCATCCCCAACgacatgaagctgctgaagcACCTCTCAGACTGGGCTCTAG TGGGCCTGGCTTACTTCAACCTGGTGTATGACTGGGTCAAAGCAGCTGTCATGTTTGGAGTCATCAACACAGTGTCCAGACTGGATCACCTGGATCCTCCCAAGCCCCCAAAATGCATCACCATGCTCTACGTGTTTTCTGAAAC tTATTTTGACAGAGGGATCAACGAGTGGCTGTGCAA GTACGTGTATGATTACCTGggtggaaaacatgaaaatgtggtggaggagctggtggCAACGCTGTGCACCTTCGGCGTCACCATCCTCTGGCTGGGACCCTGCGAGGTCGTGCTCGTCTGGGCCTTCTTTAACTGTTTCGGCCTCAACTTCGAGCTGTGGACGGCCAAGTTCTTCTCCATGGAGCCGTTTTCTTCTTTTGAG ATGGCGATGTCAGAAGCAACATCCCGCAGGATCAGAGGCATCTTTAACGCCTTCAACTTCTGGTGCATCGTGTTGTACAACATCCTGGCTCTGAACAGCTTGGACTTTGCCAAACTGGTCGCCAAACGGCTGCTTCTCAAGG GCTTCCCCATAACCACCATCATCGTCATGTTTGTGACCTACTGCCTCATTCAAGTGATCAAGGAGCGAGAGAGGAGGCAGGCGCTCATCGATGATCCCgaccctcttcctcctgctccacctccaaccGCCGCCAGCTCAGCCGGCGCTGCTGCaccggctgctgctgcccaACCAGTCGTCGACCCCAGCAAGGAAAAAGCAGAATAG
- the hhatlb gene encoding hedgehog acyltransferase like, b isoform X2: MPWGFSSEDKPVPVAQIKCGLVCVCVCAGALRAPSGCVEMGIKAALPKYEIYFYNTVLCLAMFWSASWVFEVSSSNVNRKTFKTSVKPGWYYFGRKMDTADFEWMMWFSTFREHILFALTGHVLFAKIGSMLAPQYRSLVYLVYGLLAVWTSMGWTYVTLILSHCILLYSISLVKIRWLCFVTGLCTLATFKCEPFVSWQAGFVEGDFELRHILFYGGCGFTIMRCMSFALENCDRKDGNYNILELLKYNFYLPFFYFGPIMTFDKFYVQANKSDLTRKEREMWNISVQGVIYLGVILGVDVLFHFMYILTIPNDMKLLKHLSDWALVGLAYFNLVYDWVKAAVMFGVINTVSRLDHLDPPKPPKCITMLYVFSETYFDRGINEWLCKYVYDYLGGKHENVVEELVATLCTFGVTILWLGPCEVVLVWAFFNCFGLNFELWTAKFFSMEPFSSFEMAMSEATSRRIRGIFNAFNFWCIVLYNILALNSLDFAKLVAKRLLLKGFPITTIIVMFVTYCLIQVIKERERRQALIDDPDPLPPAPPPTAASSAGAAAPAAAAQPVVDPSKEKAE, from the exons ATGCCATGGGGCTTCTCTTCAGAAGACAAACCTGTTCCAGTTGCTCAAATAAAATGCggactggtgtgtgtttgtgtgtgtgcaggagccCTCAGAGCTCCTTCTGGCTGTGTCGAGATGGGGATCAAAGCCGCTCTTCCCAAATATGAGATCTATTTCTACAACACGGTGCTGTGTCTCGCCATGTTCTGGTCGGCCAGTTGGGTCTTTGAGGTGTCCAGCT CCAATGTGAACAGGAAGACGTTCAAAACCAGCGTCAAGCCGGGATGGTACTACTTTGGGAGGAAAATG GATACGGCTGATTTCGAGTGGATGATGTGGTTCTCCACCTTCAGAGAGCACATCTTGTTCGCCCTCACTGGTCACGTGCTGTTTGCCAAGATCGGCTCCATGCTCGCTCCACAG TACAGGTCTCTGGTGTACCTGGTGTACGGGCTGCTGGCGGTGTGGACCAGTATGGGCTGGACCTACGTCACCCTCATCCTGTCCCACTGCATCCTCCTCTACAGCATCTCTTTGGTCAAAATACGCTGGCTTTGCTTCGTCACCGGTCTGTGCACCCTCGCCACGTTCAAGTGTGAGCCCTTCGTGTCCTGGCAG GCTGGTTTTGTGGAGGGGGACTTCGAGCTGCGTCACATCCTCTTCTATGGAGGCTGTGGCTTCACTATAATGCGCTGTATGAGCTTCGCTCTGGAGAACTGCGACAGGAAAGATGGAAACTACAACatcctggagctgctgaagtACAACTTCTACCTCCCCTTCTTCTATTTCGGGCCCATCATGACCTTTGATAAGTTTTATGTTCAA gccaACAAGTCGGACCTGACCAGGAAGGAGCGGGAGATGTGGAACATCAGTGTGCAGGGTGTCATTTACCTGGGAGTCATCCTCGGAGTGGACGTCCTCTTCCACTTCATGTACATCCTCACCATCCCCAACgacatgaagctgctgaagcACCTCTCAGACTGGGCTCTAG TGGGCCTGGCTTACTTCAACCTGGTGTATGACTGGGTCAAAGCAGCTGTCATGTTTGGAGTCATCAACACAGTGTCCAGACTGGATCACCTGGATCCTCCCAAGCCCCCAAAATGCATCACCATGCTCTACGTGTTTTCTGAAAC tTATTTTGACAGAGGGATCAACGAGTGGCTGTGCAA GTACGTGTATGATTACCTGggtggaaaacatgaaaatgtggtggaggagctggtggCAACGCTGTGCACCTTCGGCGTCACCATCCTCTGGCTGGGACCCTGCGAGGTCGTGCTCGTCTGGGCCTTCTTTAACTGTTTCGGCCTCAACTTCGAGCTGTGGACGGCCAAGTTCTTCTCCATGGAGCCGTTTTCTTCTTTTGAG ATGGCGATGTCAGAAGCAACATCCCGCAGGATCAGAGGCATCTTTAACGCCTTCAACTTCTGGTGCATCGTGTTGTACAACATCCTGGCTCTGAACAGCTTGGACTTTGCCAAACTGGTCGCCAAACGGCTGCTTCTCAAGG GCTTCCCCATAACCACCATCATCGTCATGTTTGTGACCTACTGCCTCATTCAAGTGATCAAGGAGCGAGAGAGGAGGCAGGCGCTCATCGATGATCCCgaccctcttcctcctgctccacctccaaccGCCGCCAGCTCAGCCGGCGCTGCTGCaccggctgctgctgcccaACCAGTCGTCGACCCCAGCAAGGAAAAAGCAGAATAG
- the hhatlb gene encoding hedgehog acyltransferase like, b isoform X1 produces the protein MAAIVSSSYNNKAICSLGNSVNHRCRSNKSQASVTELLNVMPGALRAPSGCVEMGIKAALPKYEIYFYNTVLCLAMFWSASWVFEVSSSNVNRKTFKTSVKPGWYYFGRKMDTADFEWMMWFSTFREHILFALTGHVLFAKIGSMLAPQYRSLVYLVYGLLAVWTSMGWTYVTLILSHCILLYSISLVKIRWLCFVTGLCTLATFKCEPFVSWQAGFVEGDFELRHILFYGGCGFTIMRCMSFALENCDRKDGNYNILELLKYNFYLPFFYFGPIMTFDKFYVQANKSDLTRKEREMWNISVQGVIYLGVILGVDVLFHFMYILTIPNDMKLLKHLSDWALVGLAYFNLVYDWVKAAVMFGVINTVSRLDHLDPPKPPKCITMLYVFSETYFDRGINEWLCKYVYDYLGGKHENVVEELVATLCTFGVTILWLGPCEVVLVWAFFNCFGLNFELWTAKFFSMEPFSSFEMAMSEATSRRIRGIFNAFNFWCIVLYNILALNSLDFAKLVAKRLLLKGFPITTIIVMFVTYCLIQVIKERERRQALIDDPDPLPPAPPPTAASSAGAAAPAAAAQPVVDPSKEKAE, from the exons atggcagctatagttagcagcagttacaACAATAAAGCGATTTGTTCATTAGGGAACTCTGTAAATCACCGCTGTCGCAGCAACAAATCTCAGGCTTCTGTCACGGAGTTGTTAAATGTGATGCCAG gagccCTCAGAGCTCCTTCTGGCTGTGTCGAGATGGGGATCAAAGCCGCTCTTCCCAAATATGAGATCTATTTCTACAACACGGTGCTGTGTCTCGCCATGTTCTGGTCGGCCAGTTGGGTCTTTGAGGTGTCCAGCT CCAATGTGAACAGGAAGACGTTCAAAACCAGCGTCAAGCCGGGATGGTACTACTTTGGGAGGAAAATG GATACGGCTGATTTCGAGTGGATGATGTGGTTCTCCACCTTCAGAGAGCACATCTTGTTCGCCCTCACTGGTCACGTGCTGTTTGCCAAGATCGGCTCCATGCTCGCTCCACAG TACAGGTCTCTGGTGTACCTGGTGTACGGGCTGCTGGCGGTGTGGACCAGTATGGGCTGGACCTACGTCACCCTCATCCTGTCCCACTGCATCCTCCTCTACAGCATCTCTTTGGTCAAAATACGCTGGCTTTGCTTCGTCACCGGTCTGTGCACCCTCGCCACGTTCAAGTGTGAGCCCTTCGTGTCCTGGCAG GCTGGTTTTGTGGAGGGGGACTTCGAGCTGCGTCACATCCTCTTCTATGGAGGCTGTGGCTTCACTATAATGCGCTGTATGAGCTTCGCTCTGGAGAACTGCGACAGGAAAGATGGAAACTACAACatcctggagctgctgaagtACAACTTCTACCTCCCCTTCTTCTATTTCGGGCCCATCATGACCTTTGATAAGTTTTATGTTCAA gccaACAAGTCGGACCTGACCAGGAAGGAGCGGGAGATGTGGAACATCAGTGTGCAGGGTGTCATTTACCTGGGAGTCATCCTCGGAGTGGACGTCCTCTTCCACTTCATGTACATCCTCACCATCCCCAACgacatgaagctgctgaagcACCTCTCAGACTGGGCTCTAG TGGGCCTGGCTTACTTCAACCTGGTGTATGACTGGGTCAAAGCAGCTGTCATGTTTGGAGTCATCAACACAGTGTCCAGACTGGATCACCTGGATCCTCCCAAGCCCCCAAAATGCATCACCATGCTCTACGTGTTTTCTGAAAC tTATTTTGACAGAGGGATCAACGAGTGGCTGTGCAA GTACGTGTATGATTACCTGggtggaaaacatgaaaatgtggtggaggagctggtggCAACGCTGTGCACCTTCGGCGTCACCATCCTCTGGCTGGGACCCTGCGAGGTCGTGCTCGTCTGGGCCTTCTTTAACTGTTTCGGCCTCAACTTCGAGCTGTGGACGGCCAAGTTCTTCTCCATGGAGCCGTTTTCTTCTTTTGAG ATGGCGATGTCAGAAGCAACATCCCGCAGGATCAGAGGCATCTTTAACGCCTTCAACTTCTGGTGCATCGTGTTGTACAACATCCTGGCTCTGAACAGCTTGGACTTTGCCAAACTGGTCGCCAAACGGCTGCTTCTCAAGG GCTTCCCCATAACCACCATCATCGTCATGTTTGTGACCTACTGCCTCATTCAAGTGATCAAGGAGCGAGAGAGGAGGCAGGCGCTCATCGATGATCCCgaccctcttcctcctgctccacctccaaccGCCGCCAGCTCAGCCGGCGCTGCTGCaccggctgctgctgcccaACCAGTCGTCGACCCCAGCAAGGAAAAAGCAGAATAG
- the LOC119008961 gene encoding glycine--tRNA ligase: MEEVLAPFREAVRQQGDLVHQLKENGAKESELSRAVAELKARKKTLEAKELSLQPRDDTVDRVKMEDALKRRFFYDQAFAIYGGVSGLYDFGPVGCALKNNILQVWRQHFIQEEQILEIDCTMLTPEPVLKTSGHVDKFADYMVKDAKTGECYRADHLLKAHLKKLMSDEKCSAEKAAEMEDVITQMDNYSQQELTELFVKYDVKSPSTGNDLTPPVSFNLMFQTSIGPGGNMPGYLRPETAQGMFLNFKRLLEFNQGKLPFGAAQIGNSFRNEISPRSGLIRVREFTMAEIEHFVDPSEKVHPKFSSVADLEIMLFSSKAQTSGQSAQIMRLGDAVEQGVINNSVLGYFIGRIYLYLIKVGLSKDKVRFRQHMENEMAHYACDCWDAESKTSYGWIEIVGCADRACYDLSCHSRATKVPLVAEKPLKEPKVVNVVQFEPNKGAIGTAFKKDSKLVLDYLAACDECYITDQEKLLSANGEFSLETAGQTFKLTKDMVGVKRFQKTLHVEEIVPNVIEPSFGIGRIMYSIFEHSFHVRQGDEQRTYFSFPATVAPYKCSILPLSHNQEFTPFVQQLSKAMTKNYVSHKVDDSSGSIGRRYARSDEIGVAFGITVDFDTVNKTPHTATLRDRDSMRQIRAEVVELPGMVRDLANGALTWAEVESKYPIFEGQETSKKD, translated from the exons ATGGAGGAAGTGCTGGCACCGTTCAGAGAGGCTGTGAGGCAACAG GGTGACCTCGTGCATCAGTTGAAGGAAAATGGCGCCAAAGAGTCGGAGCTGAGCAGAGCCGTCGCAGAGCTCAAAGCCCGGAAGAAGACTCTGGAAGCAAAG GAGCTGTCCCTGCAGCCCAGAGACGACACGGTGGACCGAGTGAAGATGGAGGACGCCTTGAAGAGGAGGTTCTTCTACGATCAGGCTTTTGCCATTTATGGAG gtgTGAGCGGCCTGTACGACTTCGGCCCTGTGGGCTGTGCCCTGAAGAACAACATCCTGCAGGTGTGGAGGCAGCACTTCATCCAGGAGGAGCAGATCCTGGAGATCGACTGCACCATGCTCACCCCCGAGCCGGTCCTCAA GACGTCGGGTCATGTGGATAAATTCGCTGACTACATGGTGAAAGATGCCAAGACAGGAGAGTGCTATCGTGCCGACCACCTCCTCAAAG CTCACTTAAAGAAACTGATGTCTGACGAGAAATGTTCTGCAGAGAAGGCGGCTGAGATGGAGGATGTGATCACTCAG ATGGACAACTACAGCCAGCAGGAGCTGACCGAGCTCTTTGTGAAGTACGACGTCAAGTCTCCCTCGACAGGAAACGACCTCACACCTCCCGTCTCCTTCAACCTGATGTTCCAGACGTCCATCGGACCAGGCGGGAACATGCCCGG CTACCTGAGGCCCGAGACAGCTCAGGGGATGTTCCTCAACTTCAAACGGCTGCTGGAGTTCAACCAGGGAAAACTTCCCTTCGGAGCCGCTCAGATCGGAAACTCCTTCAGGAACGAGATCTCTCCTCGCTCGGGACTCATCCGTGTCAG AGAGTTCACCATGGCTGAGATCGAGCACTTCGTGGACCCGAGTGAGAAGGTCCACCCTAAATTCTCCAGTGTGGCCGACCTGGAGATCATGCTGTTCTCCTCCAAGGCTCAGACCAGCGGCCAGTCTGCACAGATCATGAGGCTGGGTGACGCTGTGGAGCAG GGAGTGATCAACAACTCCGTGTTGGGTTACTTCATCGGGAGAATCTACCTCTATCTGATCAAAGTGGGACTGTCCAAAGACAAAGTGCGCTTCCGTCAGCACATGGAGAACGAGATGGCTCACTACGCGTGCGACTGCTGGGACGCCGAGTCCAAAACCTCCTAT ggcTGGATTGAGATCGTGGGCTGTGCTGACCGCGCCTGCTACGACCTCTCGTGTCACTCCAGAGCCACTAAAGTCCCCCTGGTGGCCGAAAAACCCCTGAAAGAGCCC AAAGTAGTAAACGTCGTACAGTTCGAGCCCAACAAGGGAGCCATAGGAACGGCCTTCAAGAAAGACTCCAAGCTGGTCCTGGACTACCTGGCCGCCTGTGACGAGTGCTACATCACTGATCAGGAGAAGCTCCTCAGTGCAAACGG ggaGTTCAGCCTCGAGACAGCAGGCCAGACATTCAAACTGACCAAAGACATGGTCGGCGTGAAGAGGTTCCAGAAAACTCTGCACG TGGAGGAGATTGTTCCCAATGTAATCGAGCCGTCCTTTGGCATCGGGAGAATCATGTACTCCATCTTCGAGCACTCGTTCCACGTCCGGCAGGGGGATGAACAGAGGACG TATTTCAGCTTCCCCGCCACTGTGGCTCCATACAAATGCTCCATCCTTCCTTTGAGCCATAACCAGGAGTTTACACCGTTTGTCCAACAGTTGT CCAAGGCGATGACTAAAAACTACGTGTCTCACAAAGTGGACGACTCTTCGGGATCCATCGGCAGGCGTTACGCCCGCTCCGACGAGATCGGGGTGGCGTTCGGCATCACCGTCGACTTCGACACGGTGAACAAGACGCCTCACACGGCTACTCTGAGAGACCGCGACTCCATGAGGCAGATCAGGGCCGAG GTCGTTGAGTTGCCAGGTATGGTTCGAGATCTGGCTAACGGTGCCTTGACGTGGGCTGAGGTGGAGAGCAAGTACCCCATCTTTGAAGGACAGGAAACCAGCAAGAAGGATTAA